Proteins from a single region of Paenibacillus sp. BIHB 4019:
- a CDS encoding YycC family protein, translated as MSQPLQISADTAIKLSKQLGIPIEHLMHMPKHILLQKLGELAKAEAEANTAAATPSKDEASGDKPV; from the coding sequence ATGTCCCAGCCTTTACAAATTTCAGCGGATACCGCAATCAAGCTGTCCAAGCAGCTCGGCATCCCGATTGAGCACTTAATGCATATGCCAAAACATATTTTGCTGCAAAAGCTCGGCGAGCTCGCCAAAGCCGAAGCTGAAGCCAACACAGCCGCTGCGACCCCGTCAAAAGATGAAGCTTCAGGAGACAAGCCTGTATGA
- a CDS encoding LysR family transcriptional regulator, with amino-acid sequence MELLQLQYFITVARLEHMTEAAQSLHVTQSSLSKTIQRLEENLGVPLFDRVGRKLRLNAYGNRFLQRAERALFELEQGKQELSDLSSPEHGALKLAVTAASTLPHILREFRKKRPNLQYHVQMLTTQEMATLLHRGEVDFCLSSPPIAGDDIECEIVFMDPILVAVPVGHRLADRSSISLTELRNESFVGVKKGYGTRDLVDSVCESVGFAPHYVYEGNEPARLSALVEAEIGIAFIPSTARNSREAINYVQVENHELVREIALLRHRTRYLSRAALEFREVVIEYFRGLSEQPIESGD; translated from the coding sequence ATGGAACTTCTTCAATTGCAATATTTTATCACAGTGGCTCGATTGGAACATATGACTGAAGCAGCCCAAAGCTTGCACGTTACGCAATCGTCATTAAGCAAAACGATTCAACGCTTGGAGGAAAATCTAGGAGTCCCTTTATTCGATCGAGTCGGAAGGAAGCTGCGGCTCAATGCGTACGGAAACCGATTCCTTCAGCGTGCAGAAAGGGCTTTATTTGAATTGGAACAAGGCAAGCAGGAGCTTAGCGATTTATCGAGCCCGGAGCATGGCGCCTTGAAATTGGCGGTGACCGCCGCAAGTACGCTGCCCCATATCCTTCGCGAGTTCCGAAAAAAGCGGCCCAATCTCCAATACCATGTGCAAATGCTGACTACGCAGGAAATGGCAACGCTTCTGCATAGAGGAGAGGTTGATTTTTGCTTGTCATCCCCTCCTATAGCTGGAGATGACATTGAATGTGAAATCGTGTTCATGGACCCCATCCTCGTAGCGGTTCCAGTGGGGCATCGGCTGGCAGACCGAAGCAGCATATCCTTAACAGAGCTAAGGAATGAATCGTTCGTCGGTGTGAAAAAAGGTTATGGGACCCGCGATTTAGTGGACTCTGTATGCGAATCGGTTGGATTTGCCCCTCACTATGTGTATGAGGGCAATGAACCTGCAAGGCTAAGCGCACTGGTGGAAGCCGAGATTGGCATCGCCTTCATACCAAGCACGGCAAGGAATTCACGGGAAGCTATCAACTATGTCCAAGTAGAAAATCACGAATTGGTACGGGAGATCGCTTTATTGCGGCACAGGACTCGGTACCTTTCCCGGGCTGCGCTGGAATTCCGCGAGGTTGTTATCGAGTACTTTCGGGGGCTGTCCGAACAGCCGATTGAATCAGGTGATTGA
- a CDS encoding DUF2225 domain-containing protein — MEPLYETKVQCICCETSFITSRVRPSFKKAVKSDTDFCGYYKADINPDYYVVRVCPTCGYASTENGTERLSDKQKLSYYENVGSRWVTREFSGERSLQQAMATYKLALLSAQSVGESPRVIAGILHHIAWLYRYEGNHAEEQRFLRFALQAYVKVFEGEGAELNGAKLMYLIGELNRRIGERAEAVRWFSRIVNDKRIMDAAMIRASREQWQLIREEQEASRMLEQEPHGELTSA, encoded by the coding sequence ATGGAACCGCTATATGAAACGAAAGTACAATGCATTTGCTGTGAGACAAGTTTTATAACCTCGCGCGTGCGTCCTAGTTTTAAGAAAGCGGTGAAGTCAGACACAGACTTCTGCGGTTATTATAAAGCGGATATAAATCCCGATTATTATGTCGTTCGCGTATGCCCGACTTGCGGCTATGCATCGACAGAGAATGGCACAGAACGGCTGAGCGATAAACAGAAGCTGAGCTATTATGAAAATGTCGGCTCGCGCTGGGTTACTCGTGAGTTCAGCGGTGAGCGCTCGCTGCAGCAGGCTATGGCGACGTACAAGCTGGCGCTGTTGTCGGCCCAATCGGTGGGCGAATCCCCGCGTGTGATCGCTGGCATTTTGCATCACATTGCATGGTTGTACCGCTATGAGGGCAACCATGCCGAGGAGCAGCGTTTTCTGAGATTTGCGCTGCAAGCGTATGTGAAAGTTTTTGAAGGGGAAGGCGCGGAGCTCAATGGCGCTAAGCTGATGTATTTGATTGGCGAGCTGAACAGGCGCATCGGCGAACGCGCAGAGGCTGTACGCTGGTTCTCGCGCATCGTCAATGACAAGCGCATTATGGATGCCGCGATGATTCGGGCAAGCCGCGAGCAATGGCAGCTCATTCGCGAGGAACAGGAAGCGAGCAGAATGCTGGAGCAAGAGCCGCATGGCGAGCTGACATCTGCCTAA
- a CDS encoding ABC transporter substrate-binding protein, which translates to MGTFRHQISRLLMAGTLAVSMIIAGCSSSEKEPQASSPASNATASAETSTETSAQQQATAAPAQEAQAVTFLTPKAPSLIPALLAADKPADTIALKIETWDTIEQLLARVQNGDAAFIAAPLNVGSNLYAKGLPVQLIQVNTWGSMYLISTDTEKQTLADLAGETVYIPGQGGPPDTLTKYLISEAALASDIELAYSTIPDMMQQLAAGTIKHAVLPEPVLSGLRMKLEGKLSEVVDYDAEWHKAFGESLPQTGVFVNSEWAKTNKEAIAAFQSQYQAALEEAIQPGANLTSAAEAFGMPEAVLTQAMGKISLSFKTAAESRQETDRYFDILLKMAPESVGGKLPDDGFYYAP; encoded by the coding sequence ATGGGTACATTTCGTCACCAGATCAGCAGACTGCTAATGGCAGGCACACTTGCTGTATCCATGATTATTGCCGGCTGTTCCAGCAGCGAGAAGGAGCCCCAGGCTTCAAGCCCTGCTTCGAATGCAACGGCGTCAGCGGAAACATCGACAGAAACCTCTGCACAGCAGCAGGCAACAGCAGCACCAGCACAGGAAGCACAGGCTGTCACCTTTCTAACGCCAAAGGCGCCTTCGCTCATTCCAGCACTTCTTGCAGCGGACAAGCCTGCGGATACGATTGCGCTTAAAATAGAAACATGGGATACGATTGAGCAGCTGCTCGCCCGCGTCCAAAATGGCGATGCCGCTTTTATTGCAGCTCCGCTTAATGTGGGCAGCAATCTTTATGCCAAAGGCTTGCCGGTTCAGCTCATTCAAGTCAATACATGGGGCTCCATGTACCTCATATCGACGGATACGGAAAAACAAACGCTCGCCGATCTCGCAGGCGAAACCGTCTATATTCCCGGCCAAGGCGGCCCTCCCGACACCTTAACAAAATATTTGATTAGCGAAGCAGCCCTTGCTTCGGATATTGAGCTCGCCTATTCGACGATTCCGGATATGATGCAGCAGCTTGCTGCGGGTACGATCAAGCATGCCGTGCTGCCGGAGCCAGTCCTTAGCGGACTGCGCATGAAGCTGGAAGGCAAGCTGTCCGAGGTAGTCGATTATGATGCGGAATGGCACAAAGCATTTGGCGAAAGCTTGCCGCAAACCGGCGTATTCGTGAATAGCGAATGGGCCAAAACCAATAAAGAGGCCATTGCCGCCTTCCAAAGCCAGTATCAAGCAGCGCTCGAGGAAGCCATTCAGCCAGGTGCTAATTTAACTTCGGCTGCCGAAGCCTTCGGCATGCCGGAAGCTGTTTTGACGCAGGCCATGGGCAAAATTTCACTTTCCTTCAAGACAGCTGCGGAATCACGTCAAGAAACGGATCGCTACTTTGATATATTGCTGAAAATGGCGCCAGAGTCGGTCGGGGGCAAGCTGCCGGATGATGGCTTCTACTACGCGCCGTAA
- a CDS encoding globin, with protein sequence MNRNISLYEALGGDRSLRLIVESFYPKVQAHPLLGPLFPEDINPVMEKQHMFLTQFFGGPTLFSDAFGHPMMRARHMPFEITPARAEAWLDCMNRALQEVGIEDELRQFVIERLSGPAHHFVNTPE encoded by the coding sequence ATGAATAGGAATATAAGCCTCTATGAAGCACTTGGTGGAGATAGGTCTTTAAGGCTTATTGTAGAGTCGTTCTACCCAAAGGTACAGGCGCATCCTCTACTCGGTCCATTGTTTCCGGAAGATATTAATCCGGTGATGGAGAAGCAGCATATGTTTCTCACCCAGTTTTTTGGAGGGCCGACGTTATTCTCCGATGCTTTCGGGCATCCGATGATGCGTGCACGGCATATGCCATTCGAAATTACGCCTGCGCGTGCTGAAGCTTGGCTAGATTGCATGAACAGAGCGCTTCAGGAAGTAGGCATTGAAGACGAGCTAAGACAATTTGTTATCGAAAGACTATCAGGACCTGCCCATCATTTTGTAAACACACCAGAATAG
- a CDS encoding ATP-binding cassette domain-containing protein, with protein sequence MQFDNIKLTFGGKTVFQDFSLPLGEGKITCLMGASGIGKTSLLRCAAGLEKPEQGQVIRDSSSISNSSINKHRISCVFQEPRLLPGKTVLENVLWVLAPNSAKPAKNSCTRDKVMELLREAGLAAAIHHYPHQLSGGMRQRVSLVRAFAASPDLLLMDEPFQSLDPAARLNMQQLLLKLWEKDKPTVLLVTHDCDEALRLGSRIVLLAGSPASIALDIHEAQHLIQASKKYQTSIMRPAETSLGSAFNEADQKLLKQLIGAEA encoded by the coding sequence ATGCAATTCGACAACATCAAGCTGACCTTTGGCGGCAAAACCGTTTTCCAAGATTTTTCCCTGCCATTGGGCGAGGGAAAAATCACCTGCCTGATGGGCGCCTCCGGCATTGGCAAAACATCGCTACTTCGCTGTGCAGCAGGCTTGGAGAAGCCCGAGCAAGGCCAGGTGATTCGCGATAGCAGCAGTATTAGCAATAGCAGCATTAACAAGCACCGCATTAGCTGCGTGTTCCAGGAGCCGCGTTTGCTGCCCGGCAAAACGGTGCTCGAAAATGTACTTTGGGTGCTAGCTCCAAACAGCGCCAAGCCTGCTAAAAACAGCTGCACGCGCGATAAGGTCATGGAGCTGCTTCGCGAAGCAGGACTTGCGGCTGCCATCCATCACTACCCCCACCAGCTCAGTGGCGGCATGCGGCAGCGTGTTTCGCTCGTGCGGGCATTCGCCGCCAGTCCTGATTTGCTGCTGATGGATGAGCCGTTTCAAAGTCTTGATCCGGCCGCAAGGCTAAACATGCAGCAGCTTCTGCTCAAGCTTTGGGAGAAGGACAAACCCACCGTGCTCCTCGTCACCCATGACTGCGATGAAGCTTTACGGCTTGGTTCGAGAATCGTTCTGCTAGCAGGGTCCCCCGCCTCAATAGCCTTGGACATTCATGAAGCCCAGCATCTGATCCAAGCCAGCAAAAAATACCAAACGAGCATTATGCGCCCTGCGGAGACAAGCCTCGGATCAGCTTTCAACGAAGCAGATCAAAAGCTCCTGAAGCAGCTCATTGGCGCGGAAGCCTAA
- the ndk gene encoding nucleoside-diphosphate kinase: MSRTFVMVKPDGVKRGLIGHIVAKFEGKGFEIVQAKLMNVDVALAKQHYVEHVEKPFFGELVDFITSGKVFAMILEGPDAVQNARNIIGKTNPKEAQPGTIRGDYALTVESNIIHGSDSDESAAREIRLFFQQ; encoded by the coding sequence ATGAGTCGTACTTTTGTAATGGTGAAACCAGATGGGGTTAAACGCGGCCTAATTGGCCATATCGTAGCAAAGTTTGAGGGAAAAGGGTTTGAGATTGTGCAGGCCAAGCTGATGAATGTAGATGTTGCCCTTGCCAAGCAGCATTATGTGGAGCACGTCGAAAAGCCATTTTTCGGCGAATTGGTAGATTTCATTACTTCCGGCAAAGTGTTTGCGATGATTTTGGAAGGACCGGATGCGGTGCAAAATGCAAGAAACATCATTGGCAAAACCAATCCGAAGGAAGCCCAGCCCGGAACGATTCGCGGCGATTACGCGTTAACCGTAGAAAGCAACATCATACATGGCTCTGACTCAGATGAAAGCGCTGCTCGCGAAATCAGGTTATTTTTTCAACAATAG
- a CDS encoding pyruvate, water dikinase regulatory protein, with amino-acid sequence MTEEIIYVCSDAVGETAEAVAKATLRQFSSEHVKIKRYGHMKTEDEVIQVVAEAARTGGFISYTLVQPELRELMKEEALRWGVRAVDVMGPMMQAYVDTFGSFPKRKPGLLHSMDDEYYRRMEAIEFAVKYDDGKDARGFMQAQVVLIGASRTSKTPLSVFLSHKGIKAANLPLMPEVKPPAELYPLPGRLIVGLTMQPEQLLHIRSERLKTLGLPGSAQYASMERIMEELNHASRVMEELGCPVIDVTSRAIEETAGIIIEMMNS; translated from the coding sequence ATGACAGAAGAAATCATATACGTGTGCTCCGATGCGGTGGGCGAGACAGCAGAGGCTGTGGCGAAAGCTACACTGCGGCAGTTTTCTTCGGAGCATGTCAAAATTAAACGTTATGGCCATATGAAGACGGAGGATGAGGTTATTCAGGTTGTTGCTGAAGCAGCCCGCACCGGCGGCTTTATCAGCTATACCCTCGTACAGCCGGAGCTGCGCGAGCTCATGAAGGAAGAAGCTTTACGCTGGGGTGTACGCGCAGTCGATGTGATGGGACCGATGATGCAAGCCTACGTGGATACCTTTGGCAGCTTTCCGAAGCGCAAGCCAGGCTTGCTCCATTCAATGGATGATGAATATTATCGCCGTATGGAAGCGATTGAGTTTGCAGTCAAATACGATGACGGCAAAGATGCAAGAGGATTTATGCAGGCCCAAGTGGTGCTGATCGGGGCATCGCGGACGTCGAAGACGCCGCTTAGCGTATTCTTGTCCCACAAAGGCATTAAGGCTGCGAATTTGCCGCTGATGCCGGAGGTGAAGCCGCCTGCTGAATTGTATCCGCTGCCAGGCCGCCTTATTGTTGGCTTGACGATGCAGCCAGAGCAGCTGCTGCACATTCGCTCCGAGCGTCTGAAGACGCTGGGCTTGCCGGGTTCGGCCCAATACGCTTCCATGGAACGCATCATGGAGGAGCTTAATCATGCGTCACGCGTCATGGAGGAGCTTGGCTGTCCTGTCATCGATGTCACGAGCCGGGCTATTGAGGAAACTGCTGGCATTATTATAGAAATGATGAACAGCTAG
- the glpX gene encoding class II fructose-bisphosphatase → MERELSLELIRVTELAALAASPWMGRGDKHSADGAATEAMRSMFDTVSIRGTVVIGEGEMDEAPMLYIGEQVGSMNGPEVDVAVDPLEGTEIVAKGLNNAMAVLAVAPKGQLLHAPDMYMEKLAVGPALAGKLSLRDPIVTTLEKAALALDKPVSDLTVMILDRERHADTIQELRKAGVRIKFLSDGDVAGAMAPSFPEAGIDLYVGSGGAPEGVLAAAALKCLGGEIQGRLMPENEEQYERCISMGLSDPRKILYINDMVGTDDVIFAATGVTPGEFMGGVRYLPDQRAETHSIVMRAKTRTIRYVKSLHYLPNKPLLR, encoded by the coding sequence CTGGAACGCGAATTATCTTTGGAGCTTATACGAGTAACGGAGCTTGCCGCACTTGCGGCTTCTCCATGGATGGGACGCGGTGACAAGCATAGCGCAGACGGCGCGGCAACGGAAGCGATGCGCAGCATGTTCGACACCGTATCGATCCGTGGAACCGTTGTAATCGGCGAAGGTGAAATGGATGAGGCACCGATGCTGTATATCGGAGAGCAGGTCGGCAGCATGAACGGTCCTGAGGTTGACGTGGCAGTAGACCCGCTGGAGGGAACTGAAATCGTTGCCAAAGGATTGAATAACGCGATGGCTGTCCTTGCTGTAGCGCCGAAGGGCCAGTTGCTGCATGCGCCTGACATGTATATGGAGAAGCTAGCAGTTGGTCCTGCACTTGCCGGGAAGCTGTCGCTGCGCGATCCCATAGTGACAACGCTTGAAAAAGCGGCCCTCGCCCTTGATAAGCCAGTATCTGACCTCACCGTCATGATTCTCGACAGAGAGCGTCATGCAGATACCATTCAAGAGCTGCGCAAAGCAGGCGTGCGAATCAAGTTTCTGTCAGATGGAGACGTAGCAGGCGCGATGGCACCGTCCTTTCCTGAAGCGGGTATTGATTTGTATGTAGGCTCTGGCGGCGCGCCTGAAGGTGTGCTGGCAGCTGCCGCACTCAAATGTCTGGGCGGAGAAATTCAAGGCCGTCTCATGCCGGAAAATGAAGAGCAGTATGAGCGCTGCATTTCTATGGGGCTGTCTGATCCTCGCAAAATTTTGTATATCAACGATATGGTCGGCACGGATGATGTGATTTTCGCTGCTACTGGCGTTACGCCAGGCGAATTTATGGGCGGAGTTCGTTATTTGCCCGATCAGCGGGCGGAAACACATTCCATCGTCATGCGAGCCAAAACACGTACAATCCGTTACGTGAAGTCGCTTCATTACTTACCGAACAAACCACTTTTGCGATAG
- a CDS encoding ABC transporter permease, which produces MMASTTRRNGLRPISAALLLLLVWAGAARLYPPVILPGPIETLQALAALVAEGALWEPLKRTIARFAAGFALAFLLGAGLGVAAGWRDSVQAYIRPAISLLQAVPPVSWMLLAIMWLGTNGGAQVLIVTIALVPVFFFNTVEGVRQAPRELLEMAAVYQVGTGKRIAGIYMPALKPFWSAAVMVNLGMGWKTVVMAELISGHTGIGASMNTARIYLEMPDVMAWTLVIALLGLSMEQIARKLLHRKEPAAAD; this is translated from the coding sequence ATGATGGCTTCTACTACGCGCCGTAATGGCTTGCGGCCAATAAGCGCCGCATTGCTCCTGCTGCTCGTTTGGGCGGGGGCGGCGCGTTTGTATCCGCCGGTCATTTTGCCCGGTCCCATCGAAACGCTGCAAGCATTGGCAGCACTCGTTGCCGAAGGAGCGCTGTGGGAGCCGCTCAAGCGTACCATCGCCCGTTTTGCCGCAGGCTTCGCGCTCGCCTTCCTGCTTGGAGCCGGGCTAGGCGTGGCTGCCGGATGGCGGGACAGCGTACAGGCATATATTCGCCCCGCCATTTCACTGCTTCAGGCGGTACCGCCTGTGTCTTGGATGCTGTTAGCCATCATGTGGCTGGGCACGAATGGCGGGGCACAGGTGCTAATCGTCACGATTGCGCTTGTTCCTGTTTTCTTTTTCAATACGGTCGAAGGGGTCAGGCAGGCTCCGCGCGAGCTGCTGGAAATGGCCGCTGTGTACCAAGTAGGCACAGGCAAACGAATTGCTGGCATTTATATGCCCGCATTGAAGCCCTTCTGGTCGGCCGCTGTTATGGTCAACCTCGGTATGGGCTGGAAAACCGTCGTCATGGCGGAGCTTATTAGCGGTCATACAGGGATCGGCGCGTCGATGAATACGGCGCGAATTTATTTGGAAATGCCGGACGTTATGGCATGGACGCTCGTCATTGCCCTGCTCGGCCTTTCAATGGAGCAGATCGCACGAAAGCTGCTCCATCGCAAAGAACCGGCAGCTGCCGATTAA
- a CDS encoding M3 family oligoendopeptidase — protein MSVGHYSLTWNLDSIYAGGAGSEAFAAELAAVQQELSELEGLLAAPQEGAAYLNKITELVQSVLLRMRQSDSFVACLTAQNMKDKAATALNDRIKTLNAAFQGALTRYDNVLRSVDDASWTAWVSEGPAAEIAFSLTERREQAKEKLSPELESLIEDMAVDGYHGWGDLYNLVVSRAKFNDIGADGEKRELSAGQMFNKLSASDRSVRQAAFAEWEREWGEQADLCADALNRISGFRLKLYGKRGWHSALKEPLQMNRMSEKTIGAMWSAINEGKPELVKYMQRKAKLLGVEQMDWHDMYASIGTAEKVVSYDEGAAQILEQFAKFSPELAAFSEKAFVDQWIEVEDRPGKRPGGFCTSLPKSKETRIFMTYSGTASNVSTLAHELGHAYHQHVMNDLPAYSQEYAMNVAETASTFAELIVSDSALKAATDKDEKIALLEEKLSSAVSFFMDIHARFLFETRFYERRAEGMLTVEELNKLMEEAQREAFCGAFGQVHPLFWASKLHFYFTDVPFYNFPYTFGYLFSAGIYARAVKEGAAFADRYVALLQDTGRMTVEDLAQKHLGVNLEEPDFWREAVALTTADVKLFLEMTEE, from the coding sequence ATGTCAGTTGGTCATTATTCATTAACATGGAATTTGGACTCGATTTATGCAGGAGGAGCGGGCTCGGAGGCTTTTGCAGCGGAGCTGGCTGCGGTGCAGCAGGAACTGTCGGAGCTTGAAGGGCTGCTTGCAGCACCGCAGGAGGGAGCCGCTTATTTAAACAAGATAACGGAGCTTGTGCAGTCGGTTTTGCTGCGGATGCGCCAGTCGGATTCATTCGTCGCTTGTTTGACCGCGCAAAATATGAAGGATAAAGCTGCAACTGCCTTGAATGATCGCATCAAGACGCTGAATGCGGCCTTCCAAGGCGCATTGACGCGCTATGATAATGTGCTGCGCAGCGTTGATGATGCAAGCTGGACAGCGTGGGTCAGCGAGGGACCAGCGGCTGAGATTGCATTCAGCTTGACGGAGCGCCGCGAGCAAGCGAAGGAGAAGCTGTCTCCAGAGCTGGAGTCTTTAATCGAAGATATGGCGGTAGACGGCTATCATGGCTGGGGAGATTTGTACAATCTCGTCGTATCGCGGGCGAAATTCAATGATATCGGCGCGGATGGCGAGAAGCGCGAGCTGTCGGCAGGACAGATGTTCAATAAGCTGTCAGCGAGTGACCGTTCGGTTCGGCAGGCGGCTTTTGCCGAGTGGGAACGGGAATGGGGCGAGCAGGCTGATCTGTGTGCAGACGCCTTGAACCGGATTTCCGGCTTCCGCCTGAAATTGTATGGCAAGCGGGGCTGGCACTCAGCGCTCAAGGAGCCGCTGCAAATGAACCGGATGAGCGAGAAGACGATCGGGGCTATGTGGTCGGCAATCAACGAGGGCAAGCCGGAACTGGTTAAATATATGCAGCGCAAAGCGAAGCTGCTTGGTGTCGAGCAAATGGATTGGCACGATATGTACGCGTCCATCGGTACGGCAGAGAAGGTCGTCAGCTATGACGAGGGCGCGGCGCAAATTTTAGAGCAGTTTGCGAAGTTCAGCCCGGAGCTGGCCGCTTTTTCAGAAAAAGCATTTGTAGACCAATGGATCGAGGTCGAGGATCGTCCGGGCAAGCGTCCTGGCGGCTTCTGTACTTCATTGCCGAAAAGCAAAGAGACAAGAATTTTTATGACGTATTCGGGTACCGCATCGAATGTGTCGACACTTGCGCATGAGCTGGGACATGCTTACCATCAGCATGTGATGAATGATTTGCCAGCCTATTCGCAGGAATATGCGATGAATGTGGCCGAAACAGCCTCGACGTTCGCAGAGCTGATCGTATCGGATTCTGCGCTTAAGGCAGCAACGGACAAAGATGAGAAAATCGCTCTGCTGGAAGAAAAATTGAGCAGCGCGGTATCCTTTTTCATGGATATCCATGCGCGGTTTTTGTTCGAGACGCGTTTCTATGAGCGTCGTGCCGAAGGCATGCTGACCGTAGAGGAGCTCAACAAGCTGATGGAGGAAGCACAGCGTGAAGCGTTCTGCGGCGCATTCGGACAGGTGCATCCGCTGTTCTGGGCCTCGAAGCTGCATTTCTACTTCACAGATGTGCCTTTCTACAACTTCCCGTATACGTTCGGCTACTTGTTCAGCGCGGGCATTTACGCACGGGCCGTGAAGGAAGGGGCAGCTTTTGCCGACCGCTATGTGGCGCTGCTGCAAGATACCGGCCGCATGACGGTTGAGGATTTGGCCCAAAAGCATTTGGGCGTCAATTTGGAGGAGCCCGATTTCTGGCGGGAGGCGGTCGCGTTGACGACGGCCGATGTAAAGCTGTTTCTGGAGATGACAGAGGAATAA
- a CDS encoding suppressor of fused domain protein has protein sequence MEMEFFTKNDRFAFDVRRSILLSAYMEQWGMPEYRVMMSKMESGVYIEMYLFPDRGGVSRFVTIGLSNTVYKSGQPAACEWMMALPSDLGGEKAERIFNYFADLIAHHIESATDLSVPLVMGSSALAPENWHAKALLLDELRGESDSLEELQVGSEVFPLLWAVPITEKEAAIILEKGIEDFDEIFEKSDYSIIDPCRP, from the coding sequence ATGGAAATGGAATTTTTCACTAAGAACGATAGGTTTGCCTTTGATGTTCGCAGAAGCATTTTGCTTAGTGCTTATATGGAGCAGTGGGGCATGCCCGAATATCGGGTAATGATGTCCAAGATGGAGAGCGGCGTCTATATTGAAATGTACCTTTTTCCTGATAGGGGAGGGGTTTCAAGATTTGTGACAATAGGCTTGTCCAATACGGTTTACAAGTCCGGGCAGCCCGCAGCCTGTGAATGGATGATGGCACTTCCATCGGATTTGGGCGGAGAGAAGGCCGAACGGATTTTTAATTATTTTGCCGATTTAATCGCTCATCATATCGAAAGCGCCACCGACTTGTCCGTACCTCTCGTTATGGGCTCAAGTGCTCTAGCGCCGGAGAACTGGCATGCGAAAGCATTGTTGCTTGATGAGCTGCGCGGTGAAAGCGATAGCTTGGAGGAGCTGCAGGTCGGCAGCGAAGTTTTTCCACTCTTATGGGCCGTCCCGATTACCGAAAAAGAAGCAGCGATCATTTTGGAAAAAGGAATTGAGGATTTCGACGAAATCTTTGAAAAGTCAGATTATTCTATAATTGATCCTTGCCGTCCGTAA
- a CDS encoding helix-turn-helix transcriptional regulator produces the protein MVKKHAPVTGEQLADYIGVSRPTLRSDFSLLVMLGLLDAKPKVGYFLGNAYRGVDNSETRQRFDHMKVAEIQGVPVNIPDTLSVHDAVITLFTENADTLLIVNEEKKFVGIVTPKDLLKITLGNAGAASIPVSMVMTRFPNIVTLSSDDSVADAIRKMILHQVDCLPVITSVDESGQGPEVTGWVSKSNIIRLMSDIAAAEELGEQGL, from the coding sequence CTGGTAAAGAAGCATGCGCCTGTTACCGGAGAGCAACTTGCAGATTATATAGGCGTGAGCCGCCCTACTCTGCGCTCGGATTTTTCGCTGCTCGTGATGCTGGGGCTTCTTGATGCCAAGCCGAAAGTCGGTTATTTCCTAGGCAATGCCTACCGCGGCGTGGATAATTCGGAAACGAGGCAGCGTTTTGATCATATGAAGGTTGCCGAAATACAAGGAGTACCAGTGAACATACCGGATACGCTTTCCGTTCATGATGCTGTCATTACTCTGTTTACCGAAAATGCGGATACGCTGCTGATTGTTAATGAAGAGAAAAAATTTGTCGGCATCGTAACGCCCAAGGATTTGCTAAAAATTACGCTAGGCAATGCGGGAGCTGCATCCATCCCTGTAAGCATGGTTATGACGCGTTTTCCGAATATCGTGACGCTTTCCAGCGATGATTCGGTGGCGGATGCGATTCGCAAAATGATTTTACATCAAGTGGACTGTTTGCCGGTTATTACGTCGGTGGACGAGTCCGGTCAAGGTCCCGAGGTTACCGGTTGGGTGTCCAAATCCAATATTATTCGTCTGATGTCGGACATCGCAGCAGCAGAGGAACTGGGGGAACAAGGTTTATGA